One Anoplopoma fimbria isolate UVic2021 breed Golden Eagle Sablefish chromosome 21, Afim_UVic_2022, whole genome shotgun sequence DNA segment encodes these proteins:
- the ube2wb gene encoding probable ubiquitin-conjugating enzyme E2 W-B — MASMQKRLQKELLAMQNDPPPGMTLNEKSVQNTITQWIVDMEGASGTLYEGEKFQLLFKFSSRYPFDSPQVMFTGENIPVHPHVYSNGHICLSILTEDWSPALSVQSVCLSIISMLSSCKEKRRPPDNSFYVRTCNKNPKKTKWWYHDDTC, encoded by the exons ATGGCGTCCATGCAG AAGAGGCTACAAAAGGAATTATTAGCCATGCAAAATGATCCACCCCCTGGAATGACGCTTAACGAAAAAAGTGTACAGAACACCATTACGCa GTGGATTGTAGACATGGAGGGAGCATCTGGCACACTGTATGAAGGAGAGAAATTTCAGCTGCTCTTCAAATTTAGTAGTCGATATCCATTTGATTCACCTCAG GTTATGTTCACAGGAGAGAATATACCTGTCCACCCTCATGTGTATAGTAACGGTCACATCTGTCTATCCATTCTAACGGAAGATTGGTCGCCAGCCCTCTCAGTGCAATCAGTTTGTCTTAGCATTATCAGCATGTTGTCCAGCTGCAAAGAAAAG agacGACCGCCTGATAACTCCTTTTATGTAAGAACGTGTAACAAAAATCCAAAGAAGACAAAATGGTGGTATCATG ATGATACATGCTAA